Genomic window (Acinonyx jubatus isolate Ajub_Pintada_27869175 chromosome B1, VMU_Ajub_asm_v1.0, whole genome shotgun sequence):
AGGGACCcccgccccctcgccccccctccccgccccctcggccccccaccttctccccgccccctggccccccccccccgccctccagcCCCCTCGGCCCCCCAActtcccccctcccgcccccacccgcaGCGCTGCTGAGCACAATTTGATAAAGGCACTTGAATGGGAGCCATGTCCACACCACGGTGTCCATCTGTGTCCTCTTGCCTGCCCGGATGATGAGAGTGAATGCCCTCCATGCATCCTTGGGGTTTTCAGTTCTAGAATCCTAAGTCgtttgctttggtttcctcctctgcaggACCCCATGGTGTACATGAACGATAAGTCCCCGCTGGTAAGTCACGGCGAGAAGGTTCTGCCTTAAAGCGAAGGCCTGGGAAGGCATGGGAGACAGCgggacccccagccccaggccccctgcCTGCCCATCCGTTCCCTTTTTGCCTCTCACCTCGGGAGCCTGACTTCTCCCATTACTTGGATCTCCACGAACCTCCATTCCTGAGCTCCCGCTTGATCGACACCCACATTGCATCCTTCCTCTGCCATAGGGCTCTCCTGGCCCCTGGGACAAGAGCTCGCCGGTGTCCCCCTGCAGCTATGACCTCCAAGAACACAGTTGAGGGCGTGGGGAACAGGTCAAGGTGGGGGGTGAGGTGTCCTGTGAACCTCATTGGTGAcatgttctctctcctcccttccagaCCCCAGAGAAGGAGGCCGGCTATAGTAAGTGTCTGCGCCCTTCCTTTTGGCAGGAACTTCCGCTTGACATCTTGCGTGGAGCCCCCATCCGCGCTCGCTGCCCACTGCAGACAGCAGCAGAATCTGCTTGCCATTTTAAGAAACTCTGCCTGTTTCAGTTCAGAGTGTGCAGAGAGGGCCCGTCTGGGATTTGGTATTTAGTCTCAGCTCCATCTACCGCCCCCACTGTCTCCCTGCCCAGGCCTcttcttgtctccctctgttGCCGGGGTCCTCAGCCCTCATTTCAGTGTATCTCCTTCTGCATTTATTTGGAGATGTTAGTGGTTCTTCCTATCTCCCCCTCACTGTGTTGGAGGCTGCCTGCAGGGATAGTAAAGTTGCTCCGCCCGCCTCTCCCAGCGGATGCCTCTCTTCCCTAGGCCCCtaggatgaaagagagagagggcccCAGGGATGGAagagaggggacaggggcagCTAAGCCCACAGGGCCTTTCCAGAAGCTGCTGCTGAAGGGGGGGTCAGGGAGAGTCAGCAGTGAGCCAGGCTCATCTTTGTCATCCTAGGGAGGGTGAGGCTGATGatcatggtgatggtgatgagcAACCAGTGACAATGACGACAGTCACAGGAAAGTCACCACTAGCCAAGCGCAGGCCCAAGTTGCTTGCAAATGTTAGCTCTGACCCCATAGCAACTCTATCAGATAGGCGTGATTCATCGTTACGTGgggcgccaggctggctcagtcggttaagtggctgactttttaatatttatttatttatcttgagtgagagacagagagagagaaagcaggggagggacagagacagggagagagaatcccaagcagactctgcactgtcagcacagagcctgacacagggatcaaactcataaactgtgagacccCGACcagagttgaaaccaagagtcagacgcttaaccagctgagccacccaggtgccccaagcgtctgactctccatttcatctcagatcgtgatctcacccattgtgagatccagccccgcatccggctctgctcAGGCAGCagagggcctgcttgggactctctccctctctctctgcccctcccctgctcacgctctctctcactctcaagaaacataaataaataaacataaaaaaaaaaaaaaggtcattacGCCCATTTTACAAAGGACAGGAAACCGAGGCATAGGAAGGTCAAGTAACTTTGAATAGTGTGGGTCTCCTGCCGTTTCACTTCCTTGAACCCCAAACACTCAAAGCAGACCATTAGGGAATCCTCACAAGTCTACCCCAGGAGCTGCTCTGGCACCAGGTCAGGGGATCCACAACCACCTGTTACTTCACAGAGTGAAGTTTCTTCCCCGTGACCATCAAGGCCAGCGTGTGTGCTGTTCCTCAGGGGCCAGTGTATGTCCAGCAGGCGCTGGGATGTCTGTGCGAGGACTCCACCTACAACCTTGGCTTTTGCTTTCTATAAAATGGACAGTGGTGTTTGACTATGGGAGGACCAGGGGGACCAGAGCCCATTTACCTGGCACCTTCCTGGAAACACCTTCGGGCTTAGTTTCCCTGGGGCTCCGGGTAGCAGAAGAGAGGAGGTTGGCTTGGTTGGCAGCAGGTATGAAGGGAAGGGCCAGGGTGCCGagaccctccccgccccccccccactcactctccctcctccttgcAGCGGAGTTCACGGGCCCCCCACAGAAGCCACCGCGGCTGGGTGCTCAGGTATGTGTTGGCTTTGCCGAAGCTGGTGATGAGTTTGAATCAGGGTTCCACGAGACGCAAGGCTATGAAGACTTCAGAAATAATCCAGTCCTGTATCCTCACATAGCTGAGGCCCAGAGCGAAGAAGTGTCTTgtctaaggccacacagctaactCATGAAAAAGCAAGGGGAAACCCAGTCTCCTTGCCTCCCGTGCTCGCTCCCTGATGTGCGGGAAAGCTCATTGGCCCAGCCCTAGGAGCAGGACGTGTGgacccccttcctctctcaagCTGCCCCCTTGGCTTCCCGCACCCACACGGTTCTTACTGTAGCTGGTGTTCCTCATTCTAGAACAGTGGGTGTGAGCCTTGGCTGCCCATTAGAATCATCCAAGGAGCTCTGAGAACCACCTGGCCCCCAAACCCGGGTGATGGTTTTGTTGGTCTGGTGTGAGGCCAGCCAGCAGTATTTTTTTGCTTTAAGACTCCCTAGCAGACTCTAATCTGAGAACCCCTAAAAGCAGAAGGGAGGGGATGCATCCCCAGGACAGGGCACTGTGATGTCAGAGAAGAATCTTGTCAAACTGGGCTGGTGGCCACGTTGGCATCAATAGCGTCTGCGCAAGAAAGAAGAGCAGTGTTCTCCAGACTCATGACCCTCCCCTCTGGCTGCTtacttccccccgcccccagtccatCCAGCCCACAGCCAACCTGGACCGGACCGACGACCTGGTGTACCTCAATGTCATGGAGCTCGTGCGGGCTGTGCTGGATCTCAAGAACGAGCTCTGTCAGCTGCCTCCCGAGGGCTAtgtggtggtggtgaaggtgaGAGATGTGGACGGGGCAGGCAGAGGCTGCTCATTCTGGCCCTGGGCGGAAGGGCGGTGGCATCGAGCTCCCTCGTCTGCCCAGTAGGCGACTTTCTCAGAAAGACTCCCTTTAGCGCAGGGTGGTCAGAGGGAATTTAGTGCCCCGTAGACATGGAGGGCACATACCAGCCCGGGAGGGAAATACAGCTGTCTCAAAAAGCAAGAAGTGAtagtccccctcctccctctctcttgcagAACGTGGGCTTGACCCTGCGGAAGCTTATTGGGAGTGTGGATGATCTCCTGCCCTCCTTGCCGTCATCCTCCCGGACCGAGGTGGGTGTCCTCATCCCAGACTGTGTCCTCTGCTGTGCTTCACGCAGGAGACTCAGAAGGACCATGTGGGCGGCCTTGTTTCCATCTGCAGGGCCTTCCGCACAGGACATGTGGCTCCACACAGCAAATCTGAGCAGGACCACTAGGGGGCTGTGTTTGCACCCAGGGACATGACCAGGCTCCCAGGGGGAGTCTCCTAGTTTAAGTCTTACAGAGTTGCGGTAATTTTGCATGAGGGCGTGCACAGGTGGACAgaccttccctttccctttgcccctccggTGATCCTTTATCTAATCACCCACCACACTAAGGCTGAAGTGAATGTATCATCAAAATAGCAAAATAGTTAAGGTTTCTTCTGTtgatcatttaaataatttcctttttttttttttttttttgtaagtgagAAACAATTactgaaaaccaaaatgaaaagcttggTGTTCTATTCTGAGACTGTGCCTGGGGTGGCCAGAATAATGTTCCCCTAAAGGTGTCCCCAGCCTAATCGTCAGAACTGTGACTATGTTACCTTACCTGGCAAGAGGGATTCTGTAGGTGTAAGTTAAGGatcctgaggggcgcctgggcggctcagttggttaagcgtccgactcttgatttcagctcaggtcatgatctcacagttcatgtgttcgagcccttgcattgggctctgtgctgacagcacagagcctgcttgggattctgtgtctccttctctctctctgcccctcccccgttctctttctctcaaaaataaataaataaaaactttttttttttttaatttaagggtCTTGACATGGGGAGATTATGCTGCATTACCCAAGTGGGTGCAGTGTAAGTCCTTGTAACAGGGTTGGCAGATGCAGACATCCTatgagagtcagagaaggaggtgggatgacagaagcagagattggaatATTGCCATTGCTGGAAAGATCCATAAGCCAAGGCAGGAAACagcctttagaagctggaaaaggcagggaacagattctcccctagagcccgTAGAAGGGGCATAGCCCAGCTGTCCCCTTGACTTTGGCCCCGTAGGGCACATTTCagccttctgacctccagaagtgTAAGAAACGAatctgtgctgttttaagccaccccgTTTGTCTTGGGTTAGGACCACAGCCATAGGAAACTCTGAACGTAGTTGAACGCCGAACAATACCGCCTCTCAACATGTGTTGGTTGTCTGTCTGGAAACCAGCCACGAAGCTCAGGAGAACCCCGGGCCCCCTGCCAGGCTGTAGTTTGATTCCCCATCTCGCATTGGTCAGCAACACAGCCTCCACTACCTGTGACTGTTCAAGACAAGACAACACAGGAGAGTTTGGTCATTTCCCGGCCTCCCTCTGGGTGGCGGCAGCAGCCCATAGAGGAGCCCCGCTGGAGCTGTCCCTTCTGATGTGAGAGCTCCTTACCTTCCCTCTGATGGCTCAGGTCATTCATTTCACTTGGTAAATATCTCTTGAGTGTGGAGTAGTGCTCAGCAGTGTGCTAGGCTCTGGGGATATGGCGGTGAAAACAAAACCCTACAGTTCAAATCACGATCCCCGGTCTCTTGGTTTGACGGTAGACAGCTAACAAATGACCAAGTGCCCTTGTCCCCTGACCATTCACTCTAACCTTGGGCCAGCATGGGGGACGCTGCAGCGAAGGGGGGGTCTGCAGGGCTGCATCATACAGACCCAGCACcgggtgggctgggggctggggcatcTGTAATGTCCATCCATGCCAACCTTGGACTCAGCCCACGCCTGGGTCAGACCTGCCCCCCAGCGAACTTCGGACTGCTTCAGCCAACACCAAAGGGGATGCGTGCATGGCTTAACCTTTGCGGCCCCTCAGGCTCCCAGCCTCTCTGTGCGCTTTTCTTACAGATTGAGGGGACTCAGAAGCTGCTCAACAAGGACCTGGCGGAGCTCATCAATAAGATGCGCCTGGCCCAGCAAAACGCCGTGACCTCCCTGAGTGAGGAGTGCAAGCGGCAGATGCTCACAGCCTCCCACACCCTGGCCGTGGACGCCAAGAACCTGCTCGACGCCGTAGACCAGGCCAAGGTTCTGGCCAATCTGGCCCACCCGCCTGCAGAGTGATGGAGGGTCGGCACCACCTGCCTGCGTCTTCTGCCCCTGCCTGTAGTgtacctcccccgcccccacccccggcccctgcCTTGCCTTCGGTCACATGGGTCTTCTCAGGGGGACGGCTGAGGGGAGTCCTCCCCTTGCCACTTTGCAcgaccccctctccccaccccaaccccagacTGTGCTGCTCAGGCTGCAGCTGGAAAGAGGGGACTCAGGGCTACAGATGCCAGGGGGTGACAAAGAGGGCTCAGAGGGAGCCCTGCTGCCACTGGCCACTCCCTCCTCACACCCGCCGGCCCCACTTTGGCGGGGAGAGGGGTCACACTGGTGCCCCTAGTGGCCATGATGGCTTTATGCATGGACACGGCAGGACCAGTGGAACCAAGCTATTCCTTCTTCTTCCGCTCACGGAGGTCCCCTGATGCAGAGGGACTGGGGAGGGGTTTTCCTTTGGGGGTGGGCGGCTGGTGAGATGAGGGACGGGCCTGGCTTCCTTGTACAGTGTATATTGGAATTTATTTAATGTGGGTGTGGTCTGGACTGACAGCCGTGTGCCCCCCTGAGGGGGGACCTGGGACACAGTCCAGGAACAAGCTATTGGGAGTCCGGGCACAAGACGCTGTGTTGACGACACGCCAAGCGtcaaggagagggggagagatgagGCCAAAACAGGACTTGGACCACAAGATTGTGCCTCTCTTCCCtgtgccctttctctcccttccctgactctgccccttccttctctccctcttttcttacttctccttttcttcccctcccccaccgccttcccagctgccccacccctcccttgtGTTGGTGCAGAATACTCTTTTACCTTCTTTCTAGTTGACTTGTGGATGAATTAAAATTGTACCATTTGCTTTGtggtttgattgttttgtttgcttgacCTGCTctttgtggggagggggacactgGCCTTGGGCCACAACCCTGGAAGAAATCGACTGTGCTCTGTTGGGCGCAGCTCCAGAGCCAATACTGGGCTGCAGCACGGAGGGGTGCATGGTGACGCCAGGGCATGGGGTCAGGTGCGTGCTCCAGCCCCTTCACCCCTGCACCTGACCGAAGGGTGACTTTCCAGTGGGGACCCAGGGCAGCCCCCTCCAGGGCCACACGAGGACCACCGATGACAGTCTCCCAGCTGGGGCTCCAGCGGGGCATGGGTGGTCCTGCGGATGCTGAGGAGGGGGTCCCACAGCTGAAAGAGCAGCGGCCTCAGCCTCATATTTCATCTCTTTACTCACATGCAAGGtggatgggagatgggctagcATGAGGGAACATCACTGCACAGGAGATCGGgtctgggagagccaggagggaggagaagggaggctgggaggctgccCCCACGGGAGCTAAGAGGAGCCAGAAACCAGATGCGTCACCAAGTCTTGGGAAGAACTGAGGAGTGGGGGGCTGGGCCGAGGCATTGCAGATTTCCTCTGTGTCTGTCAgggagaggtgagtggggggttTGGAAGGAGGGTACCCCAGAGCCCAAAGGGAAGCTGGAAGTTCGCCCTGCTTGGCCTCCTCTCCGGGGTGCCCAGGCTGTCTGGAGAGCCCAGTGTCCGTCTGCATCCGTCAGCGGCTGAGGTTCTGCCCTCCAGGGGCTGGACAGGCAGGGGTGAGGCCTGATCCTGGGGCAGGAGCTCTTCCAGGTTCCAGCACGTGACCGAGGGGTGCAGATTGCCGGATCCCAAGGTGTGAGGGTTCCATGGCTGCACAGAGCAGCTCAGAAGCCACTGTGGGGCTTCGGGAAGGAccaggaggccaggctgggaAAGGGAAGCAGGCCTGCAGCTTCTGCCTTTACACAGCAGTCTCGAGGTGCAGAGCGATCCAGCTCGTTCCCGTCAGTCACTGGGAGCAAAGGTCCCGAGCGCCGAGCACCACGTGCCCTgtagaggggtggggggagcaagcTGCGAACTTGAGTTAGTCAAGAATGGCTCAGGATAGCTTCCTGGTTTGTTAATATGCATTCAAGGCCAGATGGCACCCCCGAAGACAGGGACTCTCAGCGCTGCCAAACGTCTTGGGGCCGCTGGTGCTGAGCCAGTTTGTAGCAGGGGGTGTGGCTAAAGGTGAGGAGAAGCCAGGGGTTCCAATGAGCTTCCAGGAAGGTGGGATGGCCCAGCTACCTGCATCCAACCACACATCCCTCCACCACCTAGAGGCCCTAACCTATACCGCCACCTGTGGCCCcgcttccccctttctctccttccagaaaGAGTCTTTACCATCCTACTGTTAGACCTGCAGGATCAGACTGTGAACTTGTTTTTCTACATGGTTCAAAGACACCCTAACCTGCCTTTCCAACCTCCTCCCACTGCTCCCACCCCGGAGCCCCATCTCAGCCTTCCTGTTCTCCTAGACACTTCGTGCTCATTCCTGAATCCAAAGTGCTGTTCACAGCCTTTCCACCCCCAGAAgcaccctctcccctcttccccatgCACCCATCCTTTGAGGTCTGTGCCTCTCCCCGCTGGATCACTCTGCTTGGACCTCCTGTTAGTGTCTTCCTGGCCCCTGCTAGAGAATCTTATGTGGCTTCGCACCGTCACCACCATATTGTAATCTTCTTCAAAGCAAGTTCCTTATTTCCTAGCTCGTcagcatccaaagcagggctctgtgcccagcagaTTCTCAGCACATAATACAGTAACAAGTGAATTGACCCAAGGAGTCTTTGATGATTAGGCCAGTATAGGGACTCCACAGAGAGGCACCTGCAGGCAGATGGTGTTGACCCCAAAGGTGTTCTCTAGAGGGGACAGCGGTTAAAGATGGTCAAGCAGTGCCGCCTTTGGGCCAAAACAAGGAACAGGAAATCAGATCATTCCAGCCAGgaatggagggagaaagagaccaaTGGTCCCCAGGAAGCAGACGATGATAAACAACCAGAGGAATATCCTATCAATGACCATGGCCACATACTTCCAGTCTTCCTTCACCTGCAGGTAGAAAAGGACTCACTGTGACAGAGGTCAGGCCTTGGGAGAGGGGAAGTGTCCCACCCATTCACAGCCCTGTAGCGATGACACTGGGGGCAACAGGGGTCCCACCGAGAACTTGGGGAGCTAATGTTGTCTCAAGACTCAAACAAGCCTCTCCTAGTGATCCCTGTCCTATCCCACCCCTGTGACCTCACCCCAGAGCCTTCCCATAGACTCTCAAGTTCCAGCTAAGGGAGGCTAGAGGTTCTACAACCACCAAGGGGCATGGGTCTTCTCAGGGGCCTACAGTGATTTAAAGTCAACACTCAGCAGTTACAAAATGGTGAAGACTTTGCTGCCCTGACATCACCTCCCACCCAATTCCCCCATCCACTGCAGGAGTTGGAGAGGAGGAGGTAAGCAAGGGTAGTGTGGCCCAGGGAAAGGGGTGGGGCCATGGGGGGGCGGGGCTATGTGGAATTTGTGCTCAAAGACCAAGCAAACAGTTCTGGATTCCTACCTGCTCCTAGATTAATGATTAATTTTCCTTATCTACTCAACAAGGCCACCCACTAATAACCTCCCGGCCTTTCATCCTTCCCTAGGTTGATAAGAAATCTGTGATTCTGAGCAGTGGCCTGCTGACCTAATAATACTGGGCACAGCAGGGACCGAGACGGGGAACCCGCCTGGTACAACCCAGGTTCCTCAGGGTTTGTGGGTGAATAGTGAATTCCACAAAATGCCCAGAGCCCACAAACAAAGAGAACTGGGAGGAAACCCATCAGGACAGAGGAAGAAGGCTGACAAAGCAGCAGCCTGATTTATCTGATTTATCGTCTCCTGATGATagtccctccacctccctctgcccccttgccTCACCACCTATAGGGTAATGGTGATAAAGGCTGGCGTGAGGATGGCACGGGGAATTTCAGCATCTGAGGACCCTCCTTCTCTGGCCTGCTGTCCCCCAGTGAGCCTTAACCAGAGCATCCTTGGCTGCTGTTCTGCCACCTGCCAATTAGTGTCTTAAGAGCTGCTAGCCAAAAGTTCTTTATCAGTTTAGTACAGACTCCCAAGGGCCACACTGAGGGAAGTGGGTCCTCATGAAGGAGACCAGGTGGCCCAAACTGACACCTTGGGGTAAGGTGGTTCCCTACCAGGCTGGTGGAATCACCGAGGGGAAGAGCCCCTCTCCCGGCCCCCACTCACCGAAGAGTCAGCATCCTCAGATCGCAGGTGATCAGCAATATAGTGCACACCTTCAAGTGCCTTCTGTATGCGAGGTGACAGCAGAAGCCCGCCCTCCTGCAACTGGACCTCCACCCTGGGCCCTGAGACCCCCTGATGTAGACCACCATGGCCACGGAGGACACCCATGGAGGGGGATAAGTGAGCTGCCCACCCCcatctgtcttcctcctccttttcctcctctctctcctccgtATCCACGTTGGTCTCCAGCCAGTAATGAGAGGAGCTGGGCTTCAGATCTGGGGGGTCACGGGGCTCCAGGGGGGGCACAGGCCGGTTCATCAGAAGCCACCGGGGCACACAGCCCAGAAAGGCCACCCGCACCCAGTGGGGCATAGTGTGGGTGCGGGGGGAGCGGTGGTGGACATTTAGTACAAAGACCGTGATGACGATGGAGAGCGTGACGAAGATCATGGTGAAGAGCAGGTACTCGCCGATGAGCGGGATGaccagggaggtggaggggatgaTGTCCGTGATGAGCAGGAGGAAGACGGTGAGCGAGAGCAGCACGGAGATGCAGAGCGTGATCTTCTCGCCACAGTCGGAGGGCAGGTAGAAGACAAGCACCGTGAGGCAGGAGATGAGCAGGCAGGGGATGATGAGGTTGATGGTGTAGAAGAGGGGCAGGCGCCGGATGACGAAGTAGTAGGTGACATCGGGGTAGATCTCGGCGCAGCAGTCGTACTTCTTGGTGTTGTAGGTGCCCGTGGCATTGATGATGGCCCACTCGCCGCTCTCCCAGTAGTCCTTCAGGTCCACCGTCTGCTCTGTCTGCTCCAGGTCGATCTTGGCCTTGTCGTACGTCCAGGAGCCAAACTTCATCTTGCAGTTCTGCTGGTCGAAGGGGAAGAAGGTGACGTCGATGCTGCAGGAGCTCTTGTAGATGGCCGGGGGCACCCAGTGCACAGTGCCCGTGGAGAAGAGGTGAGCCTTGGTCATGTGGGTCACCGCAAACTCCCCATCTGCACTGGAGACAGGAGAGGAGCTGGAGGACCCGGCACAGCCTGCCTGCCCAAGCCAGGCTGCTCCAGACAGCCAACAGCAGGGGACCCCGAGAATAAAGCCGGACCTGGCCAAGTTGCGGGGATTTACGCAAGCCTGTGAGACTCTTCCCGCGCATATTCAGAGCGACCTAAAGGAGTGTCTTTCAAACGCTatctttttaattacaaaagtagGAATTTTGAGGAATATAGGAAAATACCAAgaattttagggatgcctgggtggctcagtcggttaagtgtcccactctcgatcttggctcaggtcacgatctcacggttcctgagatcgagccccatgttgggctctgagctgacagcatggagccttcgtgggattctctctctccctctctttccctctctctgcctctcccctgcaagTGTGCAAGAGCACACGCATACAtgcgtgcactctctttctcGAGATAAGTAAACatctaaaaagagaaattttaaaataaccacaTTAACATTCTGATGTTATGTACATCATGTATGTTTGATTGACATACAGATcgtgtatataattttttacatgtttataaacCCATGGGGCGTATAGTCTCATTGCCTGCTGGTATTCATTTAATATGTTAGAGTGATTATGTATATTTCCTCCCCCCAGCAGATGGTCAGCAAAGCCCTTATCTGGGGTCTTGACTTCTCCACCTGGGATCCTTAGCTCCTTGCTCAGAAGAGACCCAGCACCTCTGCTGGTGTAGAGAGATACCTCCTTGACTCCATCCATTTACTGTGCGTTTCTACCTGGGCCTCATCCACTAGGGGCCACACGGGAGCTGTGGGGGGATGGGATGTGGGACAGGGGCCTGCCCTTCAGGAACCTCGAGGAAACCAGAGGCAGCCCTGCACACCTACACCACAAGGGAGGCAGTTTGGCAGCAGCACTCCAAGGGCAGTCCAAGTGTTCCCCAAGAcacattgggggtgggggcggaggtgggggtgggaggacctCCCCAAGTGAGCAGGGTCACCCTGAAAGTAGTGGGATTGGCAGAGAGATGGGGTGAAGAGCCTACCAGCAGAGCCTGGGCGGGGAACAGaggaaaaagaggggaaagacaGAACTCAGTGTGTGCTCAGGTTTGGGGGGCAGGGCATAAGAAGGGGTGgtagaaggggcgcctgggtggcacagtcggttgcgTTTCTGattttcatgatctcacggtccgtgggttcgaggcccccccccccccatcgggctctgtgctgacagctcagagcctggagcctgcttcggattctgtgtctccctctctctctgcccctcccctgctggtgcgcgcgctctctctctctctctcaaaagtaaataaacattaaaaaaaattttttttaaagaaggggtgGTGGGAGATGATGCTTGTGGTGTCATGGGGCTAAGCATCCAAGGACCCACAAAGACTCGGGGAACACTGGAAGAACAGTGACCATTCGCTGGGGGCTTCCTGATAGCCTGAGTCCCTGATTCCCTGGGGGGTAGAGGGGGCAAGCGGTGCGGTGGGCTCCACACCCCAGCATTTAAGgagccttccttctccttccaatTCCCTCTAAGGCAAGGGAACCAGAAGAATACACGGGAAAACAACCTTCTTTCCCATGGAGAAATTCCAGACCACAGACTGGAAAAACGGGATTGGAAACGGGAACTTTGATAGTAACAAATATCAGggcaaactttaattttttttaaggcatttttttgTCACCACGCAGAATTACCACTAGATGGCAACATGTGCCCCATTCTGAGGAAGGAAAAGTGCAATTTCCTTGATCCTTCAGTTTCGCCTGGAGTGGAATGCCTCCATGGAGGAGCCCTTTCTTTGAATGTCTGCAAGAATTTGGTTTGAACTTTCATCCTATCAAAAGACTTTCCTGTTATAATCAAGTAACACTGGCCAAAGCTTTATTGGCAATCCCAAACATCAGGTGTAGGATTTTGCTCCTGACTTCTGCCAGAAACAGCGACACGAAGGATCCTGGGTGCTggcttggggcgggggagggggggtggggggggtgggggggtgggagggggcggctCTGGGGCACAAAGGGGTCCGTGAGTCCAGTGACAGCAAACACTAGGCACCTGCAGTGTTAGACCTTCCAGAAAT
Coding sequences:
- the CHRNA2 gene encoding neuronal acetylcholine receptor subunit alpha-2; this translates as MSRGNQTPSSEAMGPSRSAVLSAMRLGLWWLLLSPAGSAQRASHTQAEDRLFKHLFRGYNRWARPVPNTSDVVIVRFGLSIAQLIDVDEKNQMMTTNVWLKQEWNDYKLHWNPADFGNITSLRVPSEMIWIPDIVLYNNADGEFAVTHMTKAHLFSTGTVHWVPPAIYKSSCSIDVTFFPFDQQNCKMKFGSWTYDKAKIDLEQTEQTVDLKDYWESGEWAIINATGTYNTKKYDCCAEIYPDVTYYFVIRRLPLFYTINLIIPCLLISCLTVLVFYLPSDCGEKITLCISVLLSLTVFLLLITDIIPSTSLVIPLIGEYLLFTMIFVTLSIVITVFVLNVHHRSPRTHTMPHWVRVAFLGCVPRWLLMNRPVPPLEPRDPPDLKPSSSHYWLETNVDTEEREEEKEEEDRWGWAAHLSPSMGVLRGHGGLHQGVSGPRVEVQLQEGGLLLSPRIQKALEGVHYIADHLRSEDADSSVKEDWKYVAMVIDRIFLWLFIIVCFLGTIGLFLPPFLAGMI